cgaacacagccatgctcatttatGTACAGATAGTACCTTATGTACTATCTGTGCCTGCTTCTATGCTATAACCTCATTGCCACGAAGAGTGCACAGCCCGCCACCCTGACGATGCTGGTTATcaggccctttacagaaaaagttttttGGCCCCTAAGTTAGAGGATCCCACTCCCCGTGTGGCTGAGTGGGGGCTGCAAGGAGAAGTAcgtgaggtgggagaaaggggtggggagggggagcagcccACATCCATCCTCTCGGGCTACTGCTATGACTTTAGCTCTGACTCTGCATGAGGTCAGAAAGCACTAGAGACTTGCGCACAGTTGACACTACCTGATGGAGATTTGGGCAGGACTGCTTGCTGCTGTAGTGACTGCGCCAAGCACTTGTGTCTCAATTGTCCCTTTTGACAGCCTGCAGAAGAATGTTTAGTCACATGTGTACACATACTCCTTCATGCTGGTCCTTGGGTCGGCGATGAAATCAGACCATACAGAGTTGCActgatgagaacactgaggttcTTAGGGGCATGGCTTGCCTGTGGGATCCAGCCTGTGGGGGCCAAGCTGTCCTGactgggacttcatcccaggggTGTGGTGTGGACACACCTCAGTGAGACCCAAAATGTGTCTCTAAGCACATGCGGCCATCATCTCACATGCCATCTCTGCAGATAGGCATGGTGGTGCTGACACCCGTCACTGTCAGGGCATCCAGAAAACAGCTTTTTGTTATGTGGTCCCACGCTTTTCATGAAAGAGTCAGTTGCTCCAAAGGGGGGGCTTTCCCCTTTGAGGAGGTTACTGGGCATGCTCTTGGCTCCTTGTGTGGGGTAAGAGAAGAAAAGCACGGAGTCCAGTCTTGTGACCGTCTATTGGGGGCAGTCATGCTGTCACCTTAGAGTGTCTGCTTGGGTCGATGGGTAGAGGATGAGATAGCACTGAGttttgaaagaagaggaaagtatTTCTCTATGCCTGGCTGCCTAAAAAACTGTACTTGCCCGTTGTTCAGTGGGGGTTTGCATGGCCAACTTGGATCATTTGACTTCGAAAGAATGTTTATGTGATAACCAAAGGCACATTTCATGTAGGGTGACCAATTTTTCCTTCTCAACCCTCGTCTTGAATTCGGACAGATGTGCAGCTGCCTAGTGCATTGTCACTGCCCTGGATTCCTATAAATTCCTGTAAGAGCCTATGCTCCTTTCCTGTGGTCGCTGTCACAAATTACCACATACTTAGTGGCTTCAAACACAGATTTATTAactacagttctggaggtcagaagtctgcaTTCTCAGCACTAGTCAAGCTATTGGTGGGACTGCGTTCCTTCCCAAGGCTCTGGGTGATCATCTTTGGCCTTTTCCAGCTCCCTAGAGGCCACCTACATTCTTTGGCATGGGGCCCCTTCATCTTCAAAGACGTGTCTGACTTCTGCCTCTTTTGTCCTATCTCAGACCTCATCCTCCTGTCTGGCTCTTATTAAGACCTTGATGATTCGTTCAGGGCCACCGCGATAATGCAGGGTAACCTCCCTATCTCAAACTCTTTAACTCCTACCTGTGAAGTCCCTTTTGCCGTGAAAGATAACattcacagattccagggatTAAAGATGGGGACATCTTTTGGGGGCCTTTATTCACCCTGTCCCTTGACCTGTGCTTCCCACTTCGCTGAGACACTAAAGCCTGCCAGGCTGGCTTGCATGTGTTCCCCCCACCCAGGCTTACCCCTCTTTGGCTCTTTCTGTCAGTGTGGGTGGGAAAGGTGCTGTGCGGGCTTAAAGACACCCGCTCCTTCCTGTCTGTAAGGCCTAAGAGCGCAGGGACTCTTGGTCTACGCTAGATCCTTCAGGCTAATGTCACTGGATGCTTTTCACTCCTTTTAGTTCACCTCTCTGGATTTCGCATGCTTGGATGCTCTCTCTTAAGTGAACCCCTTTGCCCTTAGCTTCTATGTCCTCCCTTcgtgttccttctctcttctcagggGTCAGGAGACAGTTAATGGTATCGATGATGGGAGAATATGGAGACCCTTGGCACAATGCACTCCAAACCTTCAGTGCCTGGCACGCAGAAGCCCCTGTACTTGTTACTCACCACCTGAGGTACTCGTGGGTTCCCAGGGATCTCTGGTGAGGTCCCTCCTGGTTAGAGGTACCCTCGGTTGCCCAAAGTATCTCAGGTCATATTTTCTCTGGGATCACACTTGCTTGTGCTCCTCTGGCCCGAGGCTAGAAAACCGTGAGGTGATCCTTCCTGAAAGCAACTTTGAGGCCCTCCTGTAGtggaagaaaaaactggaaagattAGACCCAGAAACACATCTCTCCCTGAGCTGGTATCCTTGCTCTGACTTTTGGGACACCAACTACCCTTGATTATGGAAAGAAAGGTGAACTGGGTCCCTGTGATCTTAGCAGCTATGGGAGGGCAGAAAGATAATCTAGTAAGGAAAATGCCAAAGTACAGGGTTTCTTACGAATCACCTGGAGATTTTtcatttcgttttgtttttgaaggagaTCGGTTTGGGATGGAGGGCCCTCTGGAAACCTAGTGACTTTGCCTGCTCTGGACGACAGGCCATCTTTCTTTGCTTTGGCGGAGGTGAGGGAttcattcctccctctccctcactccccacaGCTGGTCTAGTCATCTGATGTAAATGCAGTGTTTGAGGTGAGAGGTGTCACAGGAGCAATGAGAGAAGGCCTTAAATGCTAGAGTAAGAACTTGCGTTGAATGGGAGATGGTTGGGGAGCCAACCAAGTGGATGAGATTCTACCTTCTAAACTCCTGGAGAATCTGTCTGTCCTTCTCTTCCGCACCATCCCAGCCTGGCTTAGGTCTCCTTCAGGTCTTACAGGAATGTCTTCTGTGGCCGTGCCCCTCTACATCACAGCTCAACACAGATCTTGTCCAAATTTTCCAGCGGTCAGATCTGACCACCCCCCTGCTTAAAATCTTCATTTGTTCCCCACCTGTCCTCCATTTAACCCAAGCTCTTACTCCAAGTGTTAGAGGCCCTCCCTAGTTGGCTCCATAAACTCTCTAGCCTCATCtctttttccaaacatttaaCTACTAGAAGTTCCCAACATTTCCCGCTCCCCCCGACCctggcctttgcacaggctgtgcTCTTTGCTTGGGATGCCGTCCCCTCCTCCTAGCTACTTGTCAAATACCCACATGGTAGTTAACTTGGGATCACCTCTCTCTAGAGCCTGCTGACTCCTTCCCTCCAGTAATCACTCCTTCTTCATGCCCCTTTGTTCTCCCAGTAGACTTCTACCTACAAACTTGTCTGCATCCGgtctgtctccttcccacctAGAGGGGACGCTGCTGTTGCCAGGCTTCTGGTGTCTGTCACTGGCAAGCTGTCCTGGGCTGGACCTGCCACCAGCCCCAGTAAATGCTGAATGAAGGGATGAGGGTACTGTTGGAACCTTCATGCTCTAAGATCTGGTGCACACAGTTgaatgaatttgaataaaaatacaaacatttcaaGAGCTGTTTGCTCCTGAGCAAGTCATTTGAATTCTGAACCTTCGTTTCCTCAGCTCAGCCCTATACCTCTCAGGATTCTAGGGAGTAACATATGTGCGGTACTTGGTACAGTGCCTGGCTTACTGTAGGggctcaaatatttattatcctcTCAGCCaagaagcagagaagggaaaggtgTTCAGTCAGTGCACAGGGCATTAGAAGCAggggtggaaggggagggggtggaaaccTGACACCCCACTGTGCCTGGGTTTCTAAAACTGCTGGACGCCTGCTATGTCTTAGAGCAAAGTCAAATTAGGTACAGCGGTGGGGGTGGCAGATCAAGGGCCTGCCGAGGCCAAGCCCTCCCCGGGCTGTCAGAATGGACCGGCCCTCAGTGACATCACAGTCCTGAGGGGTTGCCAAGGCACTGCTGGAGGCGGGCCGTCATTTCTCCCCACGGAGCTCTAGGATGTGGATGTGAGAAAGGTGAGCCAAGAAGGAAGATGGCGACGAGGAGCAGCCCTAGCCCCATGCCCCTGGGCACGGCTCAGGGTGATCCCGGAGAGGCAGGAACACTGCCAGGTTCCGATGCTGGCATCCGGGACACGGGTCTGGTCACCCCGCTGAAGATGAAGCCCAAGAAGGTGCGCAAGATCAAGGCCCTCATCATTGACCTGGGCTCCCAGTACTGTAAGTGCGGCTATGCCGGCGAGCCCAGGCCCACCTACTTCATCTCCTCCACCGTGGGCAAGCGCTACTCAGAGGCGGCTGATGCTGGCGACACCCGCAAGGAGACCTACGTGGGCCATGAGCTGCTCAACACGGAGGCGCCCCTGAAGCTGATGAACCCGCTCAAATACGGCATCGTGGTGGACTGGGACTGCGTCCAGAGCATCTGGGAGTACGTCTTCCACACGGCCATGAAGATCCTCCCTGAGGAGCATGCGGTGCTGGTCTCCGACCCCCCGCTCAGCCCCAGCAGCAACCGGGAGAAGTACGCGGAGCTCATGTTCGAGACCTTCGGCATCCCTGCCATGCACGTGACATCCCAGTCACTCCTGTCCATCTACTCCTACGGCAAGACCTCGGGCCTGGTGGTGGAGAGCGGGCACGGCGTCTCACACGTGGTGCCCATCTCGGAGGGCGACGTGCTGCCGGGCCTGACCAGCCGCGCCGACTACGCTGGGAGTGACCTCACCAACTACCTGTTGCAGCTGCTCAACGAGGCTGGCCACAAGTTCACGGACGACCACCTGCACATCATCGAGCACATCAAGAAGAAGTGCTGCTACTCGGCACTCGTGCCCGAGCAGGAGCTCACCCTGTGCCTGGAGGACATGCGCGTGGACTATGAGCTCCCCGATGGCAAGCTCATCACCATCGGCCAGGAGCGGTTCCAGTGCGCCGAGATGCTCTTCAAGCCCAGCCTGGTGGGCAGCAACCATCCCGGCCTCCCCGCGCTCACGGCCGCCTGCCTGGACCGCTGCCGGGAGGCGGGCTTCAAGGAGGAGATGGCCGCCAACGTGCTGCTGTGTGGCGGCTCTACCATGCTGGATGGCTTCCCCGAGCGCTTCCAGAGGGAGCTGAGCCTCCTCTGCCCCGGAGACAGCCCCGTGGTGGCTGCTGCGCCCGAGAGGAAGACCTCCGTGTGGACCGGCGGCTCCATCCTGGCCTCCCTGCAGGCCTTCCAGCAGCTCTGGGTCAGCAAGGAAGAGTTTGAAGAGCGGGGCAGTGCAGCCGTCTACAGCAAGTGCTGAGCGCCGGGGTCCCGGCGGGCGGGGCCTGGTGGGCAAGCGGCCTCCGGCCACTCTGCGCATTTACAGAATTTCTCATAAAACTTCAAGTGCAGTGGTTCTGGTCTAGTCTGCGTTTCTTGCTCTCGCCTggcagcaggtggggggtggggatttAGACTCAAAGATCTCAGCACCTTTTGCTCTTCGGGGTCAATTTTACccggtgggctggggagggggcggtgagCAGTGGCTCACGACCCGTGTCCCGCACCCCCCATCATGAGGGCGACATCGTCTCAGAGCCTGGAGTGTTCCATTAGCTTCCCCGAGTTCAAGACCCTGCTTGATAGGCATATTGCTTGCTTGAGCATGAGCCAGGAGGCAGACCAAGGCTCAAGTGAAGGGGCTAGCTTGGGGCCCCTAGTTCAGTGGTGGGTGGGAGGCTTAGCCAGGTGTCAGACTTCAGTCTCCTGTTTCTAGCTCTGGTGGTCACCCATCTTCTCACTGCTGCCCACAGCTGCTTGCTGGAGCTCCCCAGACACTCTcactaacccccacccccacaacccaCCCTTTTCAAAGGTGCAGCCCGTGGGTGTGCGTCCCGATTGTGTGTGCTCTGATTGGGAGCCACTTCTGGCCATTTCTGCCTATCAGGGGCCCTACCCCTGCCAACCCCAGCCCAGACGGCAGATGTGTTTGCACTGGCAAAGCCAAGCCACTGAATCCAGAGGATGCCAAAGGAAACCAGAAAGCCCTTTGGGAACCCTGTGGTTCTCTGCTTGCTACAAacacagggaaactgaggaccagGAGAGAGGGGCCTGTGACAGTCGTTGAGCCCAAGTCTTCCGGCCCAGGCCATGATTACTTCTAAAAGGGTAATCATGGTTGCTTTAGGGTGGGCTGCTCTAACACAAGACCACAGACCAGGTGGcttctaaacaacagaaatttatttctggaggctgggagtccaagCCGAGGTTGCTAGCATGGCTGGGTTCTGGTGAAAGCCCTCTTCTGGGTTGTAGACTACCTACACCTTGCTGTGTTCTCACTTGGCCTAAGGGATAGGGAACTCTGAGGCCTTTGTATGAAGGCACTACTCCATTTATGAGGGCTGCCCTTATGACCCAGTCAACTTCTCCAAAGCCCCACCTCATACCCTTACCTTGAGCACTAgattttcaacatatgaattgacCAAGGGGACTGGCAGGGGCCGGGTTTTGGACAAACAGTCTATAGCAGTGCTGCTTAATAGCAAATATGACCAGAATGTGGCCCTTCCCTCAGGATCACACACGGTGGTCACCCGTGTGGTAAGGAGATGAGGCCAGAGCTCCGTATTtctgggggtgggaaggtggagGTAGTATTGGAAAGCTCTAAGTAGAGAAGTGCTGGGCATGGCGGCCATTTGGTGGCTTCAGGGCTAAGGGAGAAGCTGGTGCGTCCTGTGAGATTTCAGCTCAGGGATGACCGTCTGCCGAGAGGAGGGtggctgcttcctctttctccagctcccctcTGCTGATGGAGCCCATGACCAAGCATCTGTGGGATCAAACACTCGTGAGCTGTGGAAGCTGATGGGCTATCGGATGGTGCTGAGCTGCCTCTTAGGAGTCCTGATCTGCCACACCCTGCAGGCCTGCATCTGTCCCGGGCCCGTGCTGGAGGTCACTGCCTGCGGTCTTCATTTCCTAGTGGCTGGCCATTTAGTCCCTCCCCAGCGCCCGGAACTGGGTCTCTAGCCCAGGGTGGGAGtccctgggggaggagggctggcAGGGCCATGGTGATAGTCAGGGACCTCCGCTCTTTCCTGTGGGGAGGGTGGTTGTGGACTGGGGGCTGCAGGTTGATGGTGCCAGGAGGCACATTACCTTTGGCCAGCACGGTGTCTGGATGTTTTCTGGAATGCGAATTCTTCCAGTGGGGCTTGCATGCTGCAGGTTGTGCCAGTTTCTCCCACCCTGATCTCTTCACCTGTATGTGCTGCTGCTGCATCATTTGCTAAATTAGATTGCTTGTGCTCCAGCTTCCCTCTCCGCGATCCCTGCCCCActgctctcctcctctctgtgtgGCAGAGGCTGTAGAAACACTTTCCTCCTTGGCAGGAATTTACCCAAGCCCATCACAGACACAACAGGAGATTTAATTTTGGCGGAATACTACGAGTCAGTGATTTCCCGCTCAAAATGACCATCCAAACGTGCGCTTGCCTCCTCTCCCTCGTAGGACTACGTTATAGTGATAGGAGAAGATGTTGATGTCTCATCACACTGCAAACGAGGATGGTAGAGGGGCTGCAGGAGGCCGGAGGTTTCCTGATTCTGGAAGAAGGAAAGCGGATGCAGGGCAGGAAGGTTGCGGTCTGAAGCTTGCAAGGTGCTCCTGGTGGGTGAGGGTGACCTCCTGTCCTTTGGGACAGGTAGAGAATGGGGACTTGGAAATGCCACGTAGGGGAGGATCTACCACTGAAGCATGTGAGACAAaacaggatggggagggggcggtAAGGAATGGCCCCTGGGAGCACAGCCCCCCTCCCAGCAGGTAGAGGGGTGAGCAGAATGGTCAGCCTCGGAGTGTGAATTTCTCAGAGCTGAAGAGCTCACTCTCCGTGAAAGCAGTGTTCCTACAGGGAAGACCAGTGCATGTGGACCTGCTCATGAACTCCGCCTCCAACCCCCAATGCCCGGTCACATCCAGGTCTAGCTACGATGCCCCAGGTGGAACAGGTAGTTGATGCCTCTGATTCCCATTCAAACTTTGCCCATAACATCCGTATTCTGCCTGGACATCACATGTGGCCCAGGGCGGACCTCCTCTATAGAGCCAAGGGGCGAAGCCAATCAGAGCCGCCATCTGTCTACCTGGCTAGAGTGAGCATGGGACTCAGGGTGCCCGAGCCGAGTCACAGGCCGTTCGCCGGGAAGCTTGACATGCCATTGGTGTGGCCTGGAACTGCTCCGTTTGTCACCAGGAAGCAAGCTGAAGCTGGGCGGGCCGGAGCGCAGGACTCAGACGCGGGTGCCCTGATGGGAAAGTGAGCTCAGAATGCTCCCGGGCCCGGAGTGCCCTCTACCGGCAGGCTGTTTCCATGACCGACGCTCTCGCCCTGCGCCTCTGGCACCGGGGACGTGGAAGacggcttcagtttcctcctcggTAGTGGTGCTCTTCCAGGCTGGTTTGCGGGAGGAGGGGTTGGAGAGGGCTCTTGCAATGGAAATTTTAGGACCAACACTTTATTTCCCATCAAATCGGCTACCACACATGAAGACAGGTAACACACAATGCTGAAATGCAGAAACCTGAGTGTTTACTGGCCAGTGTCCTATACTAAGAGTGTTTACTGGCCAGTGTCCTGTATTATCTGGTGTCCATATTTGTCCCTGAGGTTAAAGGTGGAGCTCCTTAAAAGCAGGAACTTTGACTTTCTTATCTTAGCTTTCTGCAACCCCAGTGCTCAACGCGACTACTGACCGAGATGACTTACTTCCAGCCTATGAGGTAGAAGTTACAAGTatttcccccatttcacagatgaggacactagAGTCTGGAGAGATTACAAAATCTTGTCCAAATTCACCTGCCTAGTTAATCAGTCTTGTGCTAAATGGAAGTTTTGTGATTCCGAAATGCctcctttgcctttgtttcctgccTTCCTGTAAATTACCAGTTTCTTTAACCAAGGGAAAAAAGTCATAAACACTGCTTTCAAGTAGTGAACAACAAATACAAAGTAATGAACAACAGCGAATATGATGGAATTTCATGATGAGGTACGAAAGTGAAGAATGCTGATCTTTTAGTGAGGGAGCAAATTCTCTTGCCTGAGATAGCCAGAGGCATAAATCAACAAGTACTAGAGTGACTTCACGTGGTAAAATTCTACTCTTTGGACACAGCAGGTGGTCTCTCATGCTCACTGCCTGTCTGGGCAGCCTGATCTCTCTTCCCCCAGTGGTTATTACCAAGTTTGCATTAAGAGTTTTCTGCCTAAGATGGGCTTATTAagcaattaactttttttttaagattttatttacttatttgatagagacagaacatgagcagggggaggggctgagggaaagggagcagcACGGAGACTGATAGgagattcaatcccaggaccctagcccAGATCGTAACCTGAGGctaaggcagtcacttaatggactgagccacccaggtgctccagcaaTGAACTTTATTACAATACAAACTATTAATGGTGGTCTACTTGACAttaggtgggttttttgtttggtccTACATTTTCCTGGAATGCAGTATTTCTTAACCCATGGGGAGAGGGAGTGTGGGCCCTTGGTTATGCTGGGGTTAGCTCTTAGGATGGGCTGTGAGAGCCCATTGTTAGACTAGTCAGGAATTTTGCTAGCCAAACTAAATTCTTGATTTGTGTTGGTGGCTTGAATTGGACCTGGTGGGTGTATTGGCTACCACAGAAATCAGCAGGTGTTACAGATCAGGGTCCCCGGCCCCCCACAGAGAGTTCATTTaaggggggaagcaggaaggTGGGGCAGAGATGGTGGGCCGCAGAACTGTCTAGGGAGCtagttccaaaaaataaataacaaaactggCATGGACCATCCTCCTAGATTGAATCAATAGATCTGGGGAAGCCCTTCGGGGTCTGCAAGCGAGAAgttcccccaggtgattctaggAGGCACTCATGGTAAAGAAGCCTCTCGGAAGCGTGCAGGGCACGCAGTAAGCACAGCGTCAGTGTTCCGAAGTCAGTCAGAAGCTGTGGCCAAGCGTGGGACGAGCTGAAGGTGCTGGGTTTCGAGATGCTGCTCCTTTGGGTCATAACGTTTCTCATTACCTGTTTAAGACCAAGTCTTCCTCCAAGGCACAGCCCCCTGTCCGCCCCCCTGGAAGGCGTTTCCCGACACACTGGGGCGGGGAGCTTCCTCCCTGAACCCCTTTGCAGTGCTGTGAGTTTGCAGGTCTGCcatggcttgtgtgtgtgtgtgtctgtgtgtgtctgtgtgtgtctgtgtgtacaacTTGGTGCAAAGGACAGGTTGTGCCTTTTCCATCTCTGAGTCCTGGTGGCAGCTTGGGTCTGGCATGGAGAAGGTGCCCGGGGAAAGGTATGCTGTGTTTATTGCTcctagactccttaatttctgttgCCTCGAGTTTTTGTTGTGCTTCCTTTCCAGTACTCTGCAGGATCTCTAAAGAAAATGTAGTTGGTATAATTGGTCCTGTGATGAAGGTTTGCCAAACAGACAAAATGGAAGAAGACGGACAGACTGGGTTTCAGGGCGGCTGAATGAGTAAGGAGTTGGTCTCCCAGCCCACCCCCTGCTGCATGGAAGTGAGGGCCATCGTCAGATTTCCCAAGTCAGGGAGTGTGCGTGCGCGATCCAGTGTGAAGCTGTGCCCTCATCCCCACCCAGTGGCAGTGAGGTGAGAGCTGGGGCTAGCTGGCAGTTACCTCCTGCCAGTTCCTCCTCTGCTACTAATGGGGCCTGGTGAGGAGCTAATCTTCTACCTCCCCTTGGAGGCAAGTGATTTGTGGATTTTgccaaactgattctaaagtttatatggaaaaacaaaagaccccaaatagccaccacaacagggaggaagaagaaaggcagttTGAAGACTGACATTATCTGACGCAAACACTTACTGTAAAGCTACGATAATGAGGTGCGGTCTTGGtgaagaatagacaaatagatcaatggaagccATACTGAGAGCTCCAGAACAGATCCATACAAATATAGTCCTTGCTGGCGAATGAGTATGAGCAATTCAATAGAGAAAGGTTAACCTTTTTAATAAACAGAGGTAGAACAATTGGAAatccttttgtaaaaaaaaaaaaaaaaaagatctagacaGACTTTACCCTCCATAAAatttaactcaaagtggatcatagacctaaatgtagaACACAAACGTGCAGAACTTCTAAAAGACAATGTAGGAGGAAACTAGGTGACCTTTGGCTTGGTGATAGAATTTCAGGTATAACACTAGCACAATGCATGAGAGAAACTGTTGATCACTTAGATTGTATTACaatgaaaaacttctgctctgtgaataAAAACTGTTTAGAGAATTAAAAGACAAGA
The DNA window shown above is from Mustela erminea isolate mMusErm1 chromosome 12, mMusErm1.Pri, whole genome shotgun sequence and carries:
- the ACTL7B gene encoding actin-like protein 7B — encoded protein: MATRSSPSPMPLGTAQGDPGEAGTLPGSDAGIRDTGLVTPLKMKPKKVRKIKALIIDLGSQYCKCGYAGEPRPTYFISSTVGKRYSEAADAGDTRKETYVGHELLNTEAPLKLMNPLKYGIVVDWDCVQSIWEYVFHTAMKILPEEHAVLVSDPPLSPSSNREKYAELMFETFGIPAMHVTSQSLLSIYSYGKTSGLVVESGHGVSHVVPISEGDVLPGLTSRADYAGSDLTNYLLQLLNEAGHKFTDDHLHIIEHIKKKCCYSALVPEQELTLCLEDMRVDYELPDGKLITIGQERFQCAEMLFKPSLVGSNHPGLPALTAACLDRCREAGFKEEMAANVLLCGGSTMLDGFPERFQRELSLLCPGDSPVVAAAPERKTSVWTGGSILASLQAFQQLWVSKEEFEERGSAAVYSKC